From one Chlamydiota bacterium genomic stretch:
- the opuCB gene encoding Carnitine transport permease protein OpuCB, whose translation MSKKLFDLILAKSLEHLQLWFFSTLIAFVIGILLGILLAKSKKQALSEAILSIISIFQTVPGIALIALIEVAFLKLKPTISLPTTGFFPGIIALVFYAILPILKNTFMGLKHIPSATIELGKAIGMKKWHIFYHIELPLSIPLIISGLRLSSVSTFGLVTLTSLVGSGGLGDLIFQGLKRFQVDFVLAGTIPVVIMAVLVDLCFLKMEKWLTVVKKNANI comes from the coding sequence ATGTCTAAAAAACTCTTTGATCTTATTTTAGCTAAAAGCTTGGAACATTTACAATTGTGGTTTTTTTCTACGCTGATTGCTTTTGTCATCGGAATTTTGCTTGGCATACTTCTAGCAAAATCTAAAAAGCAAGCTTTGAGCGAAGCCATACTTAGCATCATTTCCATCTTTCAAACCGTTCCGGGCATTGCTTTAATTGCCTTGATTGAAGTGGCATTTTTAAAACTCAAACCCACCATCTCTCTTCCAACAACAGGCTTTTTTCCAGGCATCATTGCGCTTGTCTTTTACGCGATATTACCCATCCTAAAAAACACATTTATGGGACTTAAGCACATTCCTTCAGCAACCATTGAACTTGGAAAAGCTATCGGTATGAAAAAATGGCACATTTTTTACCACATCGAATTGCCTCTTTCTATTCCACTTATCATATCAGGACTGCGCCTTTCTTCTGTTTCAACCTTTGGACTTGTGACACTCACATCACTCGTTGGATCCGGCGGATTGGGAGACTTGATTTTCCAAGGATTGAAACGCTTTCAAGTGGATTTTGTGCTTGCCGGCACCATTCCTGTTGTGATCATGGCTGTACTTGTGGATCTTTGTTTTTTAAAAATGGAAAAATGGCTCACTGTAGTTAAAAAAAATGCAAACATTTAA